Proteins encoded within one genomic window of Hermetia illucens chromosome 2, iHerIll2.2.curated.20191125, whole genome shotgun sequence:
- the LOC119648688 gene encoding uncharacterized protein LOC119648688 isoform X1, with the protein MHYLQGIEISRLETEGEMEARDDTSKSSSLILVGIKVVELCLIVVCLGLIDDPANNSHNRIFISPRTVGISYATIGAFLIFTAVYIIMKIFSDSCPWKTSSLMSILAVILFIACGTMLLRDWSYVKERGFWPPNTQRLDLLLGAGAVSIVIAVVFLVDLGLTVLLGIKGDVE; encoded by the exons ATGCATTATTTGCAGGGTATAG AAATTTCACGGCTTGAGACAGAAGGAGAAATGGAAGCACGCGACGATACATCGAAAAGTTCCAGCCTAATTTTGGTGGGCATCAAAGTGGTCGAATTG TGTCTTATTGTTGTTTGTCTTGGACTTATTGATGATCCCGCCAACAATTCACACAATCGCATCTTTATATCCCCGCGAACGGTTGGAATCTCATATGCGACGATTGGTGCCTTCTTAATTTTCACTGCTGTTTACATAATCATGAAAATATTCAGTGATTC ATGCCCATGGAAAACATCATCGCTGATGTCCATCCTCGCAGTTATTCTTTTCATTGCGTGCGGAACGATGTTGCTACGAGATTGGTCCTATGTGAAGGAAAGAGGTTTTTGGCCGCCGAATACCCAAAG ACTGGATTTGCTTCTCGGCGCCGGAGCTGTTTCGATAGTAATAGCAGTAGTTTTCTTAGTTGATCTGGGCTTGACGGTTCTTTTGGGTATCAAGGgagatgttgaatag
- the LOC119648688 gene encoding uncharacterized protein LOC119648688 isoform X2 has translation MEARDDTSKSSSLILVGIKVVELCLIVVCLGLIDDPANNSHNRIFISPRTVGISYATIGAFLIFTAVYIIMKIFSDSCPWKTSSLMSILAVILFIACGTMLLRDWSYVKERGFWPPNTQRLDLLLGAGAVSIVIAVVFLVDLGLTVLLGIKGDVE, from the exons ATGGAAGCACGCGACGATACATCGAAAAGTTCCAGCCTAATTTTGGTGGGCATCAAAGTGGTCGAATTG TGTCTTATTGTTGTTTGTCTTGGACTTATTGATGATCCCGCCAACAATTCACACAATCGCATCTTTATATCCCCGCGAACGGTTGGAATCTCATATGCGACGATTGGTGCCTTCTTAATTTTCACTGCTGTTTACATAATCATGAAAATATTCAGTGATTC ATGCCCATGGAAAACATCATCGCTGATGTCCATCCTCGCAGTTATTCTTTTCATTGCGTGCGGAACGATGTTGCTACGAGATTGGTCCTATGTGAAGGAAAGAGGTTTTTGGCCGCCGAATACCCAAAG ACTGGATTTGCTTCTCGGCGCCGGAGCTGTTTCGATAGTAATAGCAGTAGTTTTCTTAGTTGATCTGGGCTTGACGGTTCTTTTGGGTATCAAGGgagatgttgaatag